In Serratia liquefaciens ATCC 27592, the genomic stretch TGCGCCGCAAAGCCACGGTGCACGACACCGCGATGACCGGCGGCGCCGGGCCGCGTATGCACCATATTGCGTTCGCCACCCATGAAAAACACAACATTCTGGCCATCTGCGACAAGCTCGGCGCACTGCGTAAATCCGATTTGATCGAACGTGGTCCAGGCCGCCACGGCGTCTCTAACGCCTTTTATCTCTATCTGCGCGATCCCGATGGCCATCGCGTAGAAATCTATACCCAGGATTACTACACCGGCGATCCTGACAACCCGACCGTGAGCTGGGATGTGCATGATAACCAGCGCCGCGACTGGTGGGGCAACCCGGTAGTGCCAAGCTGGTACACCGAGGGGTCACTGGTGCTCGATCTCGATGGCCAGCCGCAGCCGGTTATCGAACGTAACGCGCCAAGCGAAATGGCCGTCACCATTGGCGCGGATGGTTTTTCCTATACCCGTCAAGGCGATACAGAGAAAGGCTTTAAGCTCGGTAACACCCTGTAGCCCCCAACGCGCGGACAGGCGTTCGCGCAAATTCGTTTCCCGGAGATTGCTATGCCGCATTTTTATGCTGAATGCACCAATAACATCCGCGAAGAAGCCGAGCTCCCCGCGTTGTTCGCCAAGGTCAATCAGGCACTGGCGGACACCGGTATTTTTCCTCTGGCCGGAGTGCGCAGCCGCGCTATCTGGCTGGATACCTGGCAGATGGCCGACGGTAAGCACGATTACGCCTTCGTGCATATGACATTGAAGATTGGTCACGGCCGCAGCCTGGAAAGTCGTGAACAGGTGGGCGAGATGCTGTTTGCGCTGATCAAAGAACATTTTGCCGCGCTGATGGCCAGGCGCTATCTGGCGCTGTCCTTCACGATGGAAGAGCTGGATCCGGTGCTGAACTACAAGCAAAACAATGTCCACGCGCTATTTCGCCAAGGCTAAGGGGCCGTCAATGTTGAATAAAGAGCTGGTTAGTCGTGCCGTGCAGCGCTTGCATCAGGCGGAGCAAAACCGCGAGCAGATCCGCGCGCTGTCGCTGGATCATCCCGAGATCACCATTGAAGACGCTTACGCCATTCAGCGCCAGTGGGTAGAGCTGAAGATCGCCGAAGGGCGCAAACTCAAGGGCCATAAAATCGGCTTGACGTCGCGCGCCATGCAGGTCAGCTCCCAGATCTCCGAGCCGGATTACGGCGCGCTGCTGGACGACATGTTTTTCAACGATGGCAGCGATATTCCCATCGACCGTTTTATCGTGCCGCGCGTCGAGGTGGAGCTGGCCTTCGTGCTCGCCAAGCCGCTGCGCGGGCCAAACTGCACGCTGTTCGACGTTTATAACGCCACCGATTACATCATTCCGGCCCTGGAGATCATCGATGCGCGCAGCCATAACGTGGATCCCGAAACTCAGCGCCCGCGCAAGGTGTTCGACACCATTTCCGACAATGCCGCCAACGCCGGGGTGGTGATGGGAGGGCGGCCGATCAAACCGGACGCGTTGGATCTGCGTTGGATCAGCGCGTTGCTGTACCGCAACGGCGTGATTGAAGAGTCTGGCGTGGCGGCAGCGGTGCTGAACCATCCGGCCAACGGCGTGGCCTGGCTGGCCAACAAACTTTTCCCGTACGACGTAGAGCTGGAAGCCGGGCAGGTGATCCTCGGCGGTTCCTTCACCCGACCGGTTGCCGCCCGACGTGGCGACACCTTCCATGCGGATTATGGCCCGATGGGCTGCATCAGCTGTCGCTTTGTCTGATCGGCCCTTTCCCTGTGGGAGAGTGGAAAAACCAATGGAGAACACCATGTTAACCAACCCTTTCAAACAGGCGTTGCAGGAAAAACGCCCGCAGATTGGCCTGTGGCTGGGGCTGTGCAGCAGCTACAGCGCAGAAATGCTGGCCGGGGCCGGTTTCGACTGGCTGCTGATCGACGGCGAACACGCGCCCAACAACGTACAAACGGTATTGGGCCAGCTGCAGGCCATCGCGCCTTATCCGAGTCATCCGGTGGTGCGTCCGGCATGGAATGATCCGGTGATGATCAAGCAACTGTTGGACGTCGGTGCGCAGACGCTGCTGATCCCGATGATCCAGAACGCAGAACAGGCGTGTGACGCGGTGCGAGCCACCCGTTATCCGCCGCATGGCATACGCGGCGTTGGCAGTGCGCTGGCTCGTGCTTCCCGCTGGAACAGGGTGCCGAATTACCTGCAACAGGCCGACGCGCAGATGTGCGTACTGGTGCAAATAGAAACCCGTGAGGCGGTGAAAAACCTGGATGCCATCCTGCAGGTGGAGGGGGTCGACGGGGTATTTATCGGCCCGGCGGATCTCAGTGCCGACATGGGTTTTTCCGGCAATCCACAGCAGCCGGAAGTGCAGCGCACCATCGACGACGCTATAGCGCGCATCAGCGCCGCCGGTAAGGCAGCAGGCATTCTGACGGCCAACCCGGAACTGGCGCAGCACTATCTGGCGTCCGGCGCGCTGTTTGTCGCAGTAGGGGTGGATACCACCCTGCTGTCGCGAGCGGCGGAATCTTTGGCCAGCCGCTTTAAACAAGAGCGGCCGCCCGTACAGTCCCCGAGCGTTTATTAGGTTGCAGGCCGCCATCTTATTGGAGACACCATGAGCAACGTCGATTCGCTGCCGCCGGTCAACCCGGCGCAGCAACATAAAGCGTTAACCGCCGCCGAGCAATCGGTGATTAAAAAGTTATTTCGGCGACTGATTATTTTCCTGTTTGTGCTGTTTGTTTTCTCTTTCCTCGACCGCATCAACATCGGTTTCGCCGGGCTGACGATGGGCAAGGATCTCGGCCTGAGCTCGACCATGTTCGGCCTGGCGGCAACCTTGTTCTACGTCACCTATGTGATCTTCGGCATTCCGAGCAATATCATGCTGGGGATCGTCGGCGCGCGCCGCTGGATCGCCACCATCATGGTGCTGTGGGGCATCGCCTCGACCTGCACGCTGTTCGCCACCGGGCCGACCAGCCTGTACCTATTGCGGATGATCGTAGGTATTACCGAGGCCGGTTTTCTGCCGGGGATTCTGGTGTATCTCACCTATTGGTTCCCGGCTTTTTACCGCGCTCGCGCCAACGCGCTGTTTATGATCGCCATGCCGGTAACCATGGCGATTGGCTCGCTGGTGTCCGGCTATATTCTGGCGCTGGACGGGCTGATGAACCTCAAAGGGTGGCAATGGCTGTTCCTGTTGGAGGGCATTCCTTCGGTGCTGTTGGGCGTGGTGGTGTGGTTCTACCTCGACGATACTCCAGCCAAGGCCAAATGGCTGACCGACGAGGAAAAGGCCAGTCTGAAGGCGATGATGGAGGCGGACAAACTGCAACTGGTGCAGCCCAATGGGCCGGGCAGCCATCGGGCATTGCAACAGCGCAGCCTGTGGCGGGAAATTTTCACCCCGATCGTGCTGATGTATACCCTGGCTTATTTCTGTCTGACCAACACCCTGAGCGCCATCAATATCTGGACGCCGCAGATCCTGCAGAGCTTCAACCAGAGCAGTAGCAACATTGTGATCGGTATTCTGGCGGCGATCCCGCAAGTCTGTACCATCGCCGGCATGGTGTGGTGGAGTAAGAGATCGGATCGGCTGCAAGAGCGCAAACACCACACCGCGCTGCCGTACCTGTTTGCCGCTGCCGGTTGGCTGCTGGCGTCGGCCACCGATCACAGCATGATCCAGCTGCTGGGGATCGTGATGGCGTCGGTGGGGTCGTTCACGGCGATGGCGATCTTCTGGACTACGCCGGATCAGTCCATCAGCCTCGAGGCGAGGGCGATTGGGATCGCGGTGATCAATGCCACCGGCAATATCGGATCGGCGGTCAGCCCGGTATTGATCGGCTGGTTTAAGGATCTGACCGGCAGCTTTAACTCTGGGCTGTATTTCGTTTCGGCGTTGTTGATCATCGGTGCCGTGATCGTGTGGCGGATCCCGATGCAGGGCTCGCGTCCCCGGGCCACGCCATAAGCCTGATATTAGGCTATTTTACTTGCCATTTTGGCCTAGGGCAGTGCTCGGACCCCTTACGTACTGCGTGTACGCTCGGGTTGCTGCGCGCTGTCCATGGCCAAACTGCCTGCGACAATGACGCCTAATAAAAGGCTTATCACGGATCTCATCGCTGATGGAGGATGATGTGCAGAAAAGTACCGGTTTTATCGCCAATATCGATATCTGCAAAGAGTACGATGCGCGTTACGCCACCGACGAAGTGCACTATGAAACCTTCGCCGGACTGGCGGCGTTTTTTGGCCGCGATATGCAGGTGCATTGGCACGATCGGTTTTTCCAGATGCATTTTCTGGAGACCGGCAAGATAGAGCTGCAGCTGGACAGCCAGCACTATTCGGTGCAGGCACCGCTGTTCATCCTGACGCCGCCCTCGGTACCCCATGCGTTTTTCACCGAACCGGACAGCGACGGCCACGTGCTGACGGTACGCCAGGAGCTGATTTGGCCTTTGCTGGAGCGCCTCTACCCTGGCAGCAATCTGGCGTTGGACATGCCGGGCATTTGCCTTTCACTGGCGGATGCACCGCAGGAATTGACCGCGCTTAGCCATTACTGGGCGCTGATCCGGCGTGAGTTCAGCCAGAGGTTAGTGGGCCGCGAACAGACGCTGGTGCTGTTGGCGCAGGCGGTGTTTACCCTGCTGTTGCGCAATACCACGCTGGAGGATACCGCCACCAGCGGCGTGCGGGGTGAGCTGAAGCTGTTCCAGCGTTTCAACAAGATGGTCGATGAGCGTTTTCGCGATCACCTGGCGGTGCCGGACTATGCTCAGGCGCTCGGCGTCACCGAATCGCGGCTCAACGATTTGTGCCGACGGTTTGCCAATCAGCCCCCCAAACGTTTGATCTTCGATCGCCTGCTGCGCGAAGCCAAGCGCATGCTGCTATTCAGCGCCTGTACGGTGCATGAAACCGCCTATAGCCTGGGCTTTAAGGATCCGGCCTATTTCGCGCGTTTCTTCAATCGTCTGGAAGGCTGTTCACCCTCGACCTACCGCGCCGCGCAGCATCCCCTTTCATAACGGCGGAACACTGTCTGGATCACAATTCGCGGCGATTGCGGCCAACCCGCCTGAAAAGTACCGGCGTTTGCCGCAAAAGTCTCTTCTCGAAACCGGCCCTGGAAGCTTCAATTAAGCAACCAAAAGAAAACATTATTTTAACAAGCGACCGAATCCACGGTCTGCACTATGCCGATTACGAGGAAGACTTAAATGAAACCTGAAGACTTTCGTGCTGACAACAAACGCCCGTTCACCGGTGCCGAATACCTGAAAAGTTTGCAGGACGGCCGTGAGATTTATATCTACGGCGAACGAGTGAAAGATGTCACCACTCACCCGGCATTCCGTAATGCAGCGGCTTCGGTCGGTCAACTGTACGACGCGCTGCACGATCCGGTCAGCCAGGATCGCCTGTGCTGGAACACCGATACCGGCAACGGCGGTTACACTCACAAATTCTTCCGCTACGCCCGCAGCCCGGAAGAGATGCGTCAGCAGCGTGATGCTATCGCCGACTGGTCGCGCCAGAGTTACGGTTGGATGGGGCGCACCCCGGACTACAAAGCAGCCTTCGGGTGTGCGCTGGGGGCTTATCCCGAGTTTTATGGTCAGTTCGCCGATAACGCGCGCCACTGGTACAAACGCATTCAGGAAACCGGCCTGTACTTTAACCACGCTATCGTTAACCCACCGATTGACCGCCACAAGCCGGTCAACGAAGTGAAAGACGTTTACATTCAGGTGGAGAAAGAGACCGACGCGGGCATTATCGTCAGCGGGGCCAAGGTGGTGGCAACCAACTCGGCGCTGACCCACTATAACTTTATCGGTTTTGGTTCTGCCCAGGTGATGGGGGATAACCCGGACTTCGCGTTGATGTTTGTGGCGCCGATGGATGCCGAAGGGGTGAAGCTGATTTCTCGCGCCTCTTATGAGCTGGTGGCGGGCGCAACGGGATCCCCGTTCGATTATCCGCTTTCGAGCCGTTTCGATGAGAACGATGCGATCCTGATTATGGATCATGTGCTGATCCCGTGGGAAAACGTGCTGATCTACCGCGATTTCGATCGTTGTCGTCGCTGGAGTACGCAAGGGGGCTTCGCTCGTCTGTTCCCGCTGCAGGCCTGTGTGCGCCTGGCGGTGAAGATGGACTTTATCACCGCGCTGCTGCAAAAAAGCCTGTCCTGTACCGGCGTGCTGGAGTTCCGTGGCGTACAGGCCGATCTTGGCGAAGTAGTGGCCTGGCGCAATATGTTCTGGTCACTGAGCGATGCGATGTGCGCCGAGGCCACCCAATGGGAAAACGGCGCTTATCTGCCGGATTCCACCGCGATGCAAACTTACCGCGTGATGGCACCAATGGCCTACACCAAGGTGAAGCACATTATCGAAAAGAACGTCACCAGCGGTTTGATTTATCTGCCGTCCAGCGTGCGCGACATGAATAACCCGGAGATCGATAAATACCTGGCGCGTTACGTGCGCGGATCCGACGGTATGGATCACGTTGAACGCATCAAGATCCTCAAGCTGATGTGGGATGCGATCGGCAGCGAATTCGGCGGTCGCCACGAGCTGTATGAGATCAACTACGCCGGCAGCCAGGATGAGATCCGCCTGCAGTGTCTGCGCAACGCACAGGGATCCGGCGCCATGAACCAGATGATGGAGATGGTCGACAAATGCCTGTCCGACTACGACCAGCACGGTTGGAAAGTGCCGCATCTGCATAATAATGGTGACATTAATCAGCTGGATAACTTGCTCAAGTGATCCTGAAGGAGGGGTGTATGTCTCAGGAAAATGAACACCGTTTGCTGTTTCGCGACGCGATGGCCAGCCTGTCCGCCGCGGTGAATATCGTCACTACCGACGGTCCTGCGGGGCGCTGCGGCATTACCGCCACCGCCGTGTGCTCGGTGACCGATACGCCGCCGACGCTGCTGGTTTGCATTAACCGCAACAGCGCGATGAACCCAGTTTTCCAGGCGAATCAGCGTCTGTGCGTTAACGTGTTGAATCATGAGCAGGAGCTGATGGCGCGCCACTTCGCCGGTATGACCGAACTCAGCATGGAGGATCGTTTCCGTCTGGAGGAGTGGCAAAACGGCGCACTGAATCAGCCGGTGCTGCGTAACACGCTGGCCAGTCTGGAAGGGGAAATCGAGCAGATCCAGAGCATTGGCACCCATCAGGTTTATCTGGTGCAGATCCGCCAGATCCGGGTGAGTGCGGGCGGTAACGGCCTGATCTACTTCAAACGCAACTTCCATCCGGTGATGCACAAGATGGCGGCGTTAGTCTGAAAACGGCGGGGCGCATGGGCTGCGCCCCGTTACGGCATTAGCTTTTGTTGGTCGCCAACTCGGCGACCAGCCGGTTAACCGGATCGCTCATGTTGGTGAATTTACTCAGTTCCGAGCGGGTTACCACCACAAATACCCCAACGTTTTTCTGCGGGATCATCGCCATATAGGTGATAAAGCCACCGCCACCGCCGGTTTTCTGAATAATCCCCGGCAGTTCGCCGTTCGGCGCCATATACACCCATCCCAATCCCAGGGCGCTGGCTTCACCCGGCACATCCATCCCTTTGAGCGAAACCAGATCGTTACGCTGGAAGTACATGGTCTGCTCGCTGGCCGCGGTTGATTTGCGTGGGCCGGAGACGTTGGAAGTGAGGAACTGTTGCATCCAGCGCTGCATATCGCGTGGGGTAGAGTAAACGCCGCCGCTGCCGGCCGCGGCCGTGGTATCGCGGCAGGCGCTGGGGCCGGCTGAGGCAACCATCAGCCGTGAGCACTGCTCGGCACTGGGGGTCAGGGTGGTGTCGACCATACCGAGCGGCGCGGTGATTTTTTCTTTCAGCAGGGCGCTGTAAGGTTTACCCGCCGCTCGTGACAGCGCATCTGCCAGCAGGTCATACGCCAGGTTGGAATAAGAGGCACGTACGCCCGGCGGTACCGTCACGTTGGCATGCTCCAGCCACTGCCAGCGCTGTGCTTTGGTCGGCCAGGTGAACACCGGCGTTTTAGGCGGTTTCTTGCCCGGTTGCTCACGCGGCAGTGCGCTGGTGTGGGTGGCCAGGTTCAGCAAGGTGATCGGCTGGCGAGCGTTATAAGCCGGTACGTAGGCACCGGACGGGGCGTATTTGCGCAGCGGATCGGTGAGTTTGACCCGGCCTTCCGCCGCCATTTTTACCATCACTTCGCTGGTCATCAGCTTGGTGATCGAGGCGATGCGGATCAGGGAATCCGGGCGCGGACGCAGGTTGTTACCGGGTTTGGTGTCGCCAAAACTGCGGTTAACCACCTGATTGCCGTCGATCACCACCAGCGCCATGCCGGTGGCGCCGCTGTTGTAGAAAATGTGCTCGGCATATTGGTCGACGATTTGCGAAGCCAGCTGCGGGGCGGCGGCCTGCGCGGCCAGCGGCGCGGCACACAGGCTCAGCGCCAGCAATGAAGCGGAGAAAGAGTTCTTCAACGATGGTTATCCATTTTAAAAGGCAGCAGTGAAAGGGCCTATACCCGTCGTCTTTCAAGCCGCAGCGTTCAAATCCGTTTCCGACAGATTTGTCACTCATCCCAGTTACTGTAGGGGGCGAATATATTCGCCCCGATTAATGCGGGCGCAGCATGCGGCGCCTCTACAAAAGCTGGGGATGAGCGATCAGGTCGCCTAGCTGCAACTTGAAAGCCATAGGGTGCAATGCAATATGCTGTCAGTGTAATGTGCCTGAGCCTTGGCTGCATGTGGAAAAAAGGCGGTTTGAGAAAAAATTTCTCACCGCCCTGATGCCGACCAATCGTCCTACTGCGCGCGGGCGAAAATGGCGATCACTTCGTCCAGATGCGCTTTCATCGCCTTGCGTGCGCCACGCACGTCACGCGCCTCGATAGCGGCCAGAATTTCCCGGTGTTCCTGCTCGGAACGGTGCGGCATGTCATCCGGCGTATAGTGACGTTGAAGTACGCGGAACATGCTGCCGTAGCGGTGGCCGAGCAGGTGGCCGATGATAAAGGCATAAGCTGGGTTGCCGCTGGCCTGGGCGATGCGGATATGGAACAGCCGATCGCCGGGATGGGTGGCCGATCCCGCGCGGTTATCACGGCAGTTTTGCTCGTAGGCCTCACGGATGCCCGCCAGTTCCTGATCGGTGGCGTGCCGTGCCGCCAGTGCCGCCGTTTCGGGTTCGATCAACAGGCGGGTTTGCAGCAGTGAGAACGGCGGCAGCTCGGCGTTAAAATCCAGCTCGATATTCAATTCATCATCGATTTCCGCCCACTGATCCCGGCCGGCCTGGGCCATCACCGGCTCTTGCGATGTCATCACCGGCGTTTGCGCCCGGACGATCACCCCGTTGCCGACTTTGACATCCACCAGGCCAATCACTTCCAGCGCGATTAGCGCCTCTCGAACGGAGGCCCGGCTAACCTGTAACTGCTGGGCCAGATCGCGTTCGGAGGGCAGGCGGCTGCCGGGAGGAAATTCATTGTTATCGATAAGCCGTTTCAATTGGTCGGCTATCTGTCTGTAAATACGAGGGTTTTCCAGTCGGGTGATCGGCATTTTTTACCTTGGCCTTTTCCGTGTTAAGTGATTCAGCGCACAGTTATTAGTCAAACCGCTTGAGTAATCGTTATTCAAGTGTAAAAAATTGGTTAATCAAAAAGCTGTTCCAAGTGTATCTCATAACATTCTCACCAAACCATAACGCGTAAAGCGTCTTTTGTCATGTTAAAGGCCTGACCTTTAATCGCCCTGAGTGGCCTGACCATTAGACCTTTAAGCCAAGGGAGCGAAAATGAATTTAACCGGAAAACGCGTGCTGATCACCGCCGCCGGCCAGGGGATTGGCTTCAGTACCGCCAAACTTTTTGCTGAGGCAGGCGCGCAAGTCATTGCCACCGACATCAACACCGAGCAACTGCAGGGTTTGCCCGGCATCGAGCCAATGACGCTTAACGTCACCGATGCCGCGGCGATTGCGGCAGCGGCGGAAAGCCTTGGTCCGATCGACGTGCTGTTCAACTGCGCCGGCGTGGTACACAGCGGATCAATCCTGGAGTGCAGTGAGGATCAGTGGGCATTTGCGCTGGATCTGAATGTGACCGCGATGTACCGCATGATCCGCGCCTTTCTGCCCGGCATGCTGGCGCGAAAAAACGGGTCGATTATCAATATGTCCTCGGTGGCTTCCAGCGTGAAAGGAGTGCCTAACCGCTTTGCCTACAGCGCCACCAAGGCGGCGGTAATCGGCCTGACGCGTTCGGTGGCGGCGGATTACGTCACTCAGGGCATCCGTTGCAACGCCATTTGCCCCGGCACGGTGGAGTCGCCTTCGCTGCGGCAGCGCATCGCCGAGCAGGCGCGTGAGCAGGGACGCAGCGAAGAAGAGGTGTACCAGGCGTTTGTGGCTCGTCAACCGATTGGCCGTATCGGCACCACCGGCGAGATCGCCCAATTGGCGCTGTATCTGGCCTCCGACGCCAGCTCCTACACCACTGGGACCGTACAGATTATCGATGGCGGCTGGAGCAACTGAGGCCAGGCGCTTTGGAACATTTTTAGAGTGAGGACATCATGAAACTTTTACGTTACGGCGCACCGGGACAGGAACGCCCAGGAATATTGGATCCGCACGGGCAGATCCGCGACCTGTCGCAGCATATTGCCGACCTGAGCGGAGATGCGTTGCTGCCGGCGGCCTTGGACAAACTGCGTGCACTGGACATCAACCAACTGCCGCGGGTGGAAGGACAACCGCGACTGGGGCCGTGCGTGGGCCACATCGGCAAATTTATCTGCATCGGCCTCAATTATGCCGACCATGCGGCGGAAACCGGCGCGGCGATCCCCTCCGAGCCGGTAGTGTTCAACAAATGGACCAGCGCGGTGGTCGGGCCGAACGATGAGGTACAAATCCCGCGTGACTCGCTTAAAACGGACTGGGAAGTGGAGCTGGGCGTGATTATTGGCCAGGGCGGACGCTACATCAGCGAACAGGACGCGATGCGCCACGTCGCCGGTTACTGCGTGATTAACGACGTTTCGGAGCGTGAATTCCAGATTGAACGCGGCGGTACCTGGGACAAAGGCAAAGGCTGCGACACCTTTGGCCCCACCGGCCCCTGGCTGGTGACCGCCGACGAAATTGCCGATCCCCATAGCCTGAACCTGTGGCTGGAGGTG encodes the following:
- a CDS encoding FadR/GntR family transcriptional regulator; this encodes MPITRLENPRIYRQIADQLKRLIDNNEFPPGSRLPSERDLAQQLQVSRASVREALIALEVIGLVDVKVGNGVIVRAQTPVMTSQEPVMAQAGRDQWAEIDDELNIELDFNAELPPFSLLQTRLLIEPETAALAARHATDQELAGIREAYEQNCRDNRAGSATHPGDRLFHIRIAQASGNPAYAFIIGHLLGHRYGSMFRVLQRHYTPDDMPHRSEQEHREILAAIEARDVRGARKAMKAHLDEVIAIFARAQ
- a CDS encoding 5-carboxymethyl-2-hydroxymuconate Delta-isomerase, with product MPHFYAECTNNIREEAELPALFAKVNQALADTGIFPLAGVRSRAIWLDTWQMADGKHDYAFVHMTLKIGHGRSLESREQVGEMLFALIKEHFAALMARRYLALSFTMEELDPVLNYKQNNVHALFRQG
- the ampH gene encoding D-alanyl-D-alanine-carboxypeptidase/endopeptidase AmpH; amino-acid sequence: MKNSFSASLLALSLCAAPLAAQAAAPQLASQIVDQYAEHIFYNSGATGMALVVIDGNQVVNRSFGDTKPGNNLRPRPDSLIRIASITKLMTSEVMVKMAAEGRVKLTDPLRKYAPSGAYVPAYNARQPITLLNLATHTSALPREQPGKKPPKTPVFTWPTKAQRWQWLEHANVTVPPGVRASYSNLAYDLLADALSRAAGKPYSALLKEKITAPLGMVDTTLTPSAEQCSRLMVASAGPSACRDTTAAAGSGGVYSTPRDMQRWMQQFLTSNVSGPRKSTAASEQTMYFQRNDLVSLKGMDVPGEASALGLGWVYMAPNGELPGIIQKTGGGGGFITYMAMIPQKNVGVFVVVTRSELSKFTNMSDPVNRLVAELATNKS
- the hpaC gene encoding 4-hydroxyphenylacetate 3-monooxygenase, reductase component produces the protein MSQENEHRLLFRDAMASLSAAVNIVTTDGPAGRCGITATAVCSVTDTPPTLLVCINRNSAMNPVFQANQRLCVNVLNHEQELMARHFAGMTELSMEDRFRLEEWQNGALNQPVLRNTLASLEGEIEQIQSIGTHQVYLVQIRQIRVSAGGNGLIYFKRNFHPVMHKMAALV
- the hpaH gene encoding 2-oxo-hept-4-ene-1,7-dioate hydratase, with translation MLNKELVSRAVQRLHQAEQNREQIRALSLDHPEITIEDAYAIQRQWVELKIAEGRKLKGHKIGLTSRAMQVSSQISEPDYGALLDDMFFNDGSDIPIDRFIVPRVEVELAFVLAKPLRGPNCTLFDVYNATDYIIPALEIIDARSHNVDPETQRPRKVFDTISDNAANAGVVMGGRPIKPDALDLRWISALLYRNGVIEESGVAAAVLNHPANGVAWLANKLFPYDVELEAGQVILGGSFTRPVAARRGDTFHADYGPMGCISCRFV
- the hpaI gene encoding 4-hydroxy-2-oxoheptanedioate aldolase, with the translated sequence MLTNPFKQALQEKRPQIGLWLGLCSSYSAEMLAGAGFDWLLIDGEHAPNNVQTVLGQLQAIAPYPSHPVVRPAWNDPVMIKQLLDVGAQTLLIPMIQNAEQACDAVRATRYPPHGIRGVGSALARASRWNRVPNYLQQADAQMCVLVQIETREAVKNLDAILQVEGVDGVFIGPADLSADMGFSGNPQQPEVQRTIDDAIARISAAGKAAGILTANPELAQHYLASGALFVAVGVDTTLLSRAAESLASRFKQERPPVQSPSVY
- the hpaX gene encoding 4-hydroxyphenylacetate permease, with the protein product MSNVDSLPPVNPAQQHKALTAAEQSVIKKLFRRLIIFLFVLFVFSFLDRINIGFAGLTMGKDLGLSSTMFGLAATLFYVTYVIFGIPSNIMLGIVGARRWIATIMVLWGIASTCTLFATGPTSLYLLRMIVGITEAGFLPGILVYLTYWFPAFYRARANALFMIAMPVTMAIGSLVSGYILALDGLMNLKGWQWLFLLEGIPSVLLGVVVWFYLDDTPAKAKWLTDEEKASLKAMMEADKLQLVQPNGPGSHRALQQRSLWREIFTPIVLMYTLAYFCLTNTLSAINIWTPQILQSFNQSSSNIVIGILAAIPQVCTIAGMVWWSKRSDRLQERKHHTALPYLFAAAGWLLASATDHSMIQLLGIVMASVGSFTAMAIFWTTPDQSISLEARAIGIAVINATGNIGSAVSPVLIGWFKDLTGSFNSGLYFVSALLIIGAVIVWRIPMQGSRPRATP
- the hpaA gene encoding 4-hydroxyphenylacetate catabolism regulatory protein HpaA; amino-acid sequence: MEDDVQKSTGFIANIDICKEYDARYATDEVHYETFAGLAAFFGRDMQVHWHDRFFQMHFLETGKIELQLDSQHYSVQAPLFILTPPSVPHAFFTEPDSDGHVLTVRQELIWPLLERLYPGSNLALDMPGICLSLADAPQELTALSHYWALIRREFSQRLVGREQTLVLLAQAVFTLLLRNTTLEDTATSGVRGELKLFQRFNKMVDERFRDHLAVPDYAQALGVTESRLNDLCRRFANQPPKRLIFDRLLREAKRMLLFSACTVHETAYSLGFKDPAYFARFFNRLEGCSPSTYRAAQHPLS
- a CDS encoding fumarylacetoacetate hydrolase family protein translates to MKLLRYGAPGQERPGILDPHGQIRDLSQHIADLSGDALLPAALDKLRALDINQLPRVEGQPRLGPCVGHIGKFICIGLNYADHAAETGAAIPSEPVVFNKWTSAVVGPNDEVQIPRDSLKTDWEVELGVIIGQGGRYISEQDAMRHVAGYCVINDVSEREFQIERGGTWDKGKGCDTFGPTGPWLVTADEIADPHSLNLWLEVDGKRYQDGNTSTMIFRIPQIISYLSRFMSLQPGDVISTGTPPGVGMGQKPTPLYLKAGQTMRLGIEGLGEQRQTTVQA
- the hpaB gene encoding 4-hydroxyphenylacetate 3-monooxygenase, oxygenase component, with amino-acid sequence MKPEDFRADNKRPFTGAEYLKSLQDGREIYIYGERVKDVTTHPAFRNAAASVGQLYDALHDPVSQDRLCWNTDTGNGGYTHKFFRYARSPEEMRQQRDAIADWSRQSYGWMGRTPDYKAAFGCALGAYPEFYGQFADNARHWYKRIQETGLYFNHAIVNPPIDRHKPVNEVKDVYIQVEKETDAGIIVSGAKVVATNSALTHYNFIGFGSAQVMGDNPDFALMFVAPMDAEGVKLISRASYELVAGATGSPFDYPLSSRFDENDAILIMDHVLIPWENVLIYRDFDRCRRWSTQGGFARLFPLQACVRLAVKMDFITALLQKSLSCTGVLEFRGVQADLGEVVAWRNMFWSLSDAMCAEATQWENGAYLPDSTAMQTYRVMAPMAYTKVKHIIEKNVTSGLIYLPSSVRDMNNPEIDKYLARYVRGSDGMDHVERIKILKLMWDAIGSEFGGRHELYEINYAGSQDEIRLQCLRNAQGSGAMNQMMEMVDKCLSDYDQHGWKVPHLHNNGDINQLDNLLK
- a CDS encoding SDR family oxidoreductase — translated: MNLTGKRVLITAAGQGIGFSTAKLFAEAGAQVIATDINTEQLQGLPGIEPMTLNVTDAAAIAAAAESLGPIDVLFNCAGVVHSGSILECSEDQWAFALDLNVTAMYRMIRAFLPGMLARKNGSIINMSSVASSVKGVPNRFAYSATKAAVIGLTRSVAADYVTQGIRCNAICPGTVESPSLRQRIAEQAREQGRSEEEVYQAFVARQPIGRIGTTGEIAQLALYLASDASSYTTGTVQIIDGGWSN